In Herbaspirillum seropedicae, a single window of DNA contains:
- a CDS encoding aldehyde dehydrogenase family protein — protein MHIASNIIGGQLRAGSRQRDSHNPATGAVMGRFPQSDAIEVAAAVAAARQAQPAWAALSLVQRREYLNRVADAIAANAERLATLVTQEQGRPLGGVGPDQVPGSRFELWGCEAWTRATASLELAPEVVFEDETRRDELHRKPYGVIAAIAPWNWPLMISIWQVIPALYAGNTVVLKPSEYTSVCGLELARVVADALPPGVLNTVSGDGSVGAMLVEDGDVNKIMFTGSGATGARIVAAAARNLTPTTMELGGNDAAIVLDDADPKAIAPGLFWGAFLNMGQTCACAKRLYVPDALHDQIVDELKAIIAALPMGDGLQPGIAMGPVQNPMQLKKVVALVESAREEGGTIVCGGVLPDGPGNFYPLTLVTGLRDGARLVDEEQFGPVLPIIRYSDLEQAIANANRLDVGLGASVWSSDSQRAAQVATRLQAGTVWVNQHGMVHPMVPFGGNKRSGWGVEFGQEGLKGVTQPQVISLKK, from the coding sequence ATGCACATCGCATCCAACATCATCGGCGGCCAGCTGCGCGCAGGCAGCCGCCAGCGCGATTCCCACAATCCCGCCACTGGCGCGGTGATGGGCCGCTTTCCCCAGTCCGACGCCATCGAAGTGGCCGCCGCCGTGGCCGCCGCGCGCCAGGCGCAGCCGGCCTGGGCCGCGTTGAGCCTGGTGCAACGGCGCGAGTACTTGAATCGCGTGGCCGACGCCATCGCCGCCAACGCTGAGCGCCTGGCCACGCTGGTGACGCAGGAACAGGGGCGTCCTCTGGGCGGCGTCGGTCCGGACCAGGTGCCGGGATCGCGCTTCGAACTGTGGGGCTGCGAAGCCTGGACGCGCGCCACCGCCAGCCTGGAACTGGCCCCGGAAGTGGTGTTCGAGGACGAGACCCGGCGCGATGAACTGCACCGCAAGCCCTATGGCGTGATCGCCGCCATCGCCCCCTGGAACTGGCCGCTGATGATTTCCATCTGGCAGGTCATTCCCGCCCTCTATGCCGGCAACACCGTGGTGCTCAAGCCTTCGGAATACACCAGCGTGTGCGGTCTGGAACTGGCCCGCGTGGTGGCCGACGCCTTGCCGCCGGGCGTGCTCAATACCGTCAGCGGTGATGGCAGCGTGGGCGCGATGCTGGTGGAGGATGGCGACGTCAACAAGATCATGTTCACCGGCTCGGGAGCGACCGGTGCGCGCATCGTCGCCGCTGCGGCGCGCAACCTCACGCCGACCACCATGGAGCTGGGCGGCAATGATGCGGCCATCGTGCTGGACGATGCCGATCCCAAGGCGATTGCACCGGGTCTGTTCTGGGGCGCTTTCCTCAACATGGGGCAGACCTGTGCCTGCGCCAAGCGGCTCTATGTGCCCGACGCGCTGCATGACCAGATCGTCGATGAGCTCAAGGCCATCATCGCTGCGCTGCCCATGGGCGATGGCCTGCAGCCGGGGATCGCCATGGGGCCGGTCCAGAATCCGATGCAGTTGAAGAAGGTCGTGGCGCTGGTGGAAAGCGCCCGCGAAGAGGGCGGCACCATCGTCTGCGGCGGCGTGCTGCCGGACGGCCCGGGCAATTTCTATCCGCTCACTCTGGTGACCGGACTGCGCGATGGCGCGCGCCTGGTGGACGAGGAACAGTTCGGCCCGGTGCTGCCCATCATCCGCTACAGCGATCTCGAGCAGGCCATCGCCAACGCCAACCGGCTCGATGTCGGCCTGGGGGCGTCGGTCTGGAGCAGCGACAGCCAGCGCGCAGCGCAGGTGGCCACGCGCTTGCAGGCCGGTACGGTGTGGGTCAACCAGCATGGCATGGTGCATCCCATGGTGCCCTTCGGCGGCAACAAGCGTTCG
- the tynA gene encoding primary-amine oxidase: MTSNRFRSRPLLKAALTTLTAAGLSTALLGPLPAAAHGAAAHMLPLKKTMEDFGATVRWDAYAGLWTIQRNSVTVRVKPRATTALVNGQSVKLPVPLVMKGGQPYVSDEFINTVFAPSLDKTFQIEAVPHPLNPLSADEINAALEVLKASGRWQPNYRFTEITLAEPPKEQVWKFALGERGQTIARRADFTLLDGSKVIEGTVDLGQRNVTRWEPKEGVHGMVLVDDFATVQNAMESSPEYAQALAKRGITDIKKVVATPLTVGYFGGKDALQEDARLLKVVSYLDVGDGNYWAHPIENLVAVVDLVQKKVIKIEDNGVIPVPMKPTGYDGSGRALVPPPKPLDISEPEGKNYTITGNTLRWRNWEMHFKLDSRVGLMFSTVTYNDHGKKRQIMYEGSLGGMIVPYGDPDVGWYFKAYLDSGEYGMGTLTSPIERGKDAPDNVVLLDATLADTSGKPRTIPRAIGVFERYAGPEFKHQEYGQPNLSVERRELVIRWISTVGNYDYIFDWVFAENGTIGINAGATGIEAVKGVKSSTMRDASAAEDTRYGTLIDHNIVGTTHQHIYNFRLDLDVDGQNNSLTEVDPVVLPNTPGGPRSSTMQTVQRTAETEQQAAQKFDASTIRLLSNPNKFNKVGNPVSYQLIPYAGGTHPIAKGANFSPDEWLNKRLSFMDRQLWVTRYDPQQRFPEGKYPNRSHEDTGLGAFVKDNQSIVNQDDVVWLTTGTTHVARAEEWPIMPTEWVHVLLKPWNFFDETPTLGLNKKK, translated from the coding sequence ATGACCTCCAATCGTTTCCGTTCCCGCCCCCTGCTCAAGGCGGCGCTGACTACGCTCACCGCCGCCGGTCTGTCCACTGCCTTGCTGGGGCCGCTGCCGGCAGCGGCCCACGGCGCGGCCGCTCATATGCTGCCCTTGAAGAAGACCATGGAAGACTTCGGCGCCACCGTGCGCTGGGATGCCTATGCCGGTTTGTGGACCATCCAGCGCAACAGCGTGACCGTGCGCGTCAAGCCACGCGCCACGACGGCGCTGGTCAACGGCCAGAGCGTGAAGCTGCCGGTGCCGCTGGTGATGAAGGGCGGCCAGCCCTATGTCTCGGACGAATTCATCAATACCGTCTTCGCGCCCAGCCTGGACAAGACCTTCCAGATCGAGGCCGTACCGCATCCGCTCAATCCGCTCAGTGCCGATGAGATCAATGCCGCGCTGGAGGTGTTGAAGGCCAGCGGACGCTGGCAGCCCAACTATCGCTTCACCGAGATCACCCTGGCCGAACCACCCAAGGAGCAGGTCTGGAAGTTCGCCCTGGGCGAGCGTGGGCAGACCATTGCGCGACGTGCTGATTTCACCCTGCTCGATGGCAGCAAGGTCATCGAAGGCACGGTGGATCTGGGGCAGCGCAATGTGACGCGCTGGGAGCCTAAGGAGGGCGTGCATGGCATGGTGCTGGTGGATGATTTCGCGACCGTCCAGAACGCCATGGAGAGCAGCCCCGAATACGCCCAGGCCCTCGCCAAGCGCGGCATCACCGATATCAAGAAGGTGGTGGCCACACCGCTGACCGTGGGTTACTTCGGCGGCAAGGACGCCCTGCAGGAAGACGCCCGCCTGCTCAAGGTGGTCAGCTACCTCGATGTGGGCGATGGCAATTACTGGGCGCATCCCATCGAGAACCTGGTGGCGGTGGTCGATCTGGTGCAGAAGAAGGTCATCAAGATCGAAGACAATGGCGTCATTCCCGTGCCGATGAAGCCCACCGGCTATGACGGCAGCGGCCGCGCCCTGGTGCCGCCGCCCAAGCCGCTGGACATCAGCGAGCCTGAGGGCAAGAACTACACCATCACCGGCAACACCCTGCGCTGGCGCAACTGGGAGATGCACTTCAAGCTCGATTCGCGCGTGGGCCTGATGTTCTCCACCGTCACCTACAATGACCACGGCAAGAAGCGCCAGATCATGTATGAGGGTTCGCTGGGCGGCATGATCGTGCCTTACGGTGATCCGGATGTGGGCTGGTATTTCAAGGCCTATCTGGATTCCGGCGAATATGGCATGGGCACCCTGACCTCACCCATCGAACGCGGCAAGGACGCCCCCGACAACGTCGTCCTGCTCGACGCCACCCTGGCCGATACCAGTGGCAAGCCACGCACCATCCCGCGCGCCATCGGGGTATTCGAGCGCTATGCCGGCCCCGAATTCAAGCACCAGGAATACGGCCAGCCCAATCTCTCGGTGGAGCGGCGCGAACTGGTGATCCGCTGGATCAGCACGGTGGGCAACTACGACTACATCTTCGACTGGGTCTTTGCCGAGAACGGCACCATCGGCATCAATGCCGGCGCCACCGGCATCGAGGCCGTCAAGGGCGTGAAGTCTTCCACCATGCGTGACGCCAGCGCCGCCGAGGATACCCGCTACGGCACGCTGATCGATCACAACATCGTCGGCACCACGCACCAGCACATCTACAACTTCCGCCTCGACCTGGATGTGGATGGCCAGAACAATTCGCTCACCGAAGTCGATCCGGTGGTATTGCCCAATACCCCTGGCGGCCCGCGCAGCAGCACCATGCAGACCGTGCAGCGCACCGCCGAGACCGAGCAGCAGGCCGCGCAGAAGTTCGATGCCTCGACCATCCGGCTGTTGAGCAATCCCAACAAGTTCAACAAGGTCGGCAATCCGGTGTCCTACCAGTTGATCCCCTATGCGGGCGGCACCCATCCGATCGCCAAGGGCGCCAACTTCTCGCCGGACGAATGGCTCAACAAGCGCCTGAGCTTCATGGACCGTCAGCTGTGGGTCACCCGCTATGACCCGCAGCAGCGCTTCCCGGAAGGCAAGTATCCCAACCGCTCGCATGAAGACACCGGCCTGGGCGCCTTCGTCAAGGACAACCAGTCCATCGTCAACCAGGACGATGTGGTCTGGCTGACCACTGGCACCACCCACGTGGCGCGGGCCGAAGAGTGGCCCATCATGCCGACCGAATGGGTGCACGTCCTGTTGAAGCCCTGGAACTTCTTCGACGAGACGCCCACCCTCGGACTGAACAAGAAGAAATAA
- a CDS encoding sigma-70 family RNA polymerase sigma factor, with translation MSRIEAIFIEHHGWLRTRLRRSVGDAFTAEDVAAETFTQLLHSPPPQEVREPRALLTTISRRIVYELWRRRDLEEACLQALAHVSGDVQAISPEDQLQLLQALRAMDQALAGLSAKECAAFLLYKLDGLTYQAIGAQLRITPSVARRYVAKGLLQCYKAAGFAPLE, from the coding sequence ATGAGCAGGATCGAAGCCATTTTCATCGAGCATCATGGCTGGCTGCGCACGCGCCTGCGGCGCAGCGTCGGTGACGCCTTCACGGCCGAGGATGTGGCGGCGGAGACCTTCACGCAGTTGCTGCACTCGCCGCCACCGCAGGAAGTCAGGGAACCACGGGCCTTGCTGACGACGATCTCGCGCCGCATCGTCTATGAGCTGTGGCGTCGCCGCGACCTGGAAGAAGCCTGCCTGCAGGCGCTGGCCCATGTGAGCGGCGATGTCCAGGCGATCTCGCCGGAAGACCAGCTGCAACTGCTGCAGGCCCTGCGCGCCATGGACCAGGCGCTGGCCGGTCTCTCGGCCAAGGAATGCGCCGCCTTCCTGCTCTACAAGCTCGATGGCCTGACCTACCAGGCCATCGGCGCGCAATTGCGCATCACGCCCAGCGTGGCGCGGCGCTATGTGGCCAAGGGCCTGCTGCAATGCTACAAGGCCGCCGGCTTCGCGCCGCTGGAATAG
- a CDS encoding DUF4880 domain-containing protein, with amino-acid sequence MGKDEKIVEQAIEWMLQLEQGDLPPGERAAFEQWKAADPRHAMAYANLSQSVQQFDVPRQVGAAPVILRNTLQQKSKRRKALKRIAALAGLAVGAAALLDRVTPVAALTADLHTGTGQRQRTTLADGSIITLNARSAIDHLISPVLRQVRLLEGEIQVQIAAANALPFSIETVHGSVSATAGTLMLGLQPLRTDLVAQQAAALLSTRNGQHATLAAGQRTWFDQDEIGAPRAAGGAENSWVEGYYTASDNSLEEVVAALRPYRKGLLRLDPAVAQLRISGAFPLDDTDRALSALASALPITVNRVSPYWVSISGRS; translated from the coding sequence ATGGGCAAGGATGAAAAGATCGTCGAGCAGGCCATCGAATGGATGCTGCAGCTGGAGCAAGGCGACTTGCCGCCCGGCGAGCGCGCCGCCTTTGAACAATGGAAGGCGGCCGATCCGCGCCACGCGATGGCCTACGCCAACCTGAGCCAGTCGGTGCAGCAATTCGACGTCCCGCGCCAGGTGGGTGCAGCGCCGGTGATCTTGCGCAACACCCTGCAACAGAAGAGCAAGCGCCGCAAGGCGCTCAAGCGCATCGCTGCGCTGGCCGGGCTGGCGGTGGGCGCGGCTGCGCTGCTGGACCGCGTCACGCCGGTCGCTGCGCTCACCGCCGACCTGCACACCGGCACCGGCCAGCGCCAGCGCACCACGCTGGCCGATGGCAGCATCATCACCCTCAATGCGCGCAGCGCCATCGACCATCTGATCTCGCCCGTGCTGCGCCAGGTACGCCTCTTGGAGGGTGAAATCCAGGTCCAGATCGCAGCGGCCAATGCGCTGCCGTTTTCCATCGAGACGGTCCATGGCAGCGTGAGTGCAACGGCGGGCACGCTGATGCTGGGCTTGCAGCCACTGCGCACGGATCTCGTGGCGCAGCAGGCGGCGGCGCTGCTGAGCACCCGCAATGGCCAGCACGCCACGCTGGCGGCAGGCCAGCGCACCTGGTTCGACCAGGACGAGATCGGCGCGCCGCGTGCCGCCGGTGGCGCAGAGAATTCCTGGGTGGAAGGCTATTACACCGCCTCCGACAATTCGCTGGAGGAAGTGGTGGCGGCCTTGCGGCCCTATCGCAAGGGGCTGCTGCGCCTGGACCCGGCGGTGGCGCAGTTGCGCATCAGCGGCGCCTTCCCGCTGGACGACACCGACCGCGCCCTGTCGGCGCTGGCCAGCGCGCTGCCCATCACGGTCAACCGGGTCAGTCCTTACTGGGTCAGCATCAGCGGCCGCTCCTGA
- a CDS encoding TonB-dependent siderophore receptor, producing MPARRLARLMAHCLAATPALLAVTCAPTVQAAAAGLVQPQAALFDFQVPAGTMEQALVAIARSAGGIVLFDPAAAARLNCAGVQGRFTLEAALRQALAGSPLELVSHPDGSFGVLRASVPAALSADPATPEHYNPPLPPVLRSGQRDAGDTSHGYADSGFLATESRLATRNEMPLSSLPVSLQEITGGLIESQQSQSVVSSLQNISSVAYGRGDGVDQAGTLYVRSFVAPVMRDGWGDLVSLVNATNGRVSGSRAITSLDVPTAAIERVEVLGGADSIIVGGPMEPGGSVNIVTKQPVADTLRELTLEVDQRGHRRSALDLGGSLSADRAWTYRTIVSVTHDKRTLDGYDGAREFYLAPSLGYKDASTSVVAGLSHQVARTPFGGYQSALLGENGPGPDLRSAPWGRADDRSLATKTELFYRWEQALGEDWRFTSRARINRLRYRAAGYTNCAPVDLDAGTGVCVADQSLLQTDSISLDNNVSYKIVSGPWQHRIMAGASFSRTRLRSYSDGDNSVAVNVPWPPSQAALPPLSGQPSLTGGDDAIYTSNLYLQDQITWQRWYALINAGYERERNNFSSDVDADGVLRDTSPPRNVPVYNLGLAYRLSQNATLYANYFRSFTPGQVLLDSSLNGSRPGINSAPATTGRSAEIGLKLELLERRAVFTAALFRATHTNVLQSVFADASAPLNRYVLLPSAVSRGLELNLSGRLARGWNLIASYSYSLFHPAPGPEQDSRLGQFPHHRASLWSTYDLQSEAWRGWGFGLGMTARSGYTAVSDADTQVRIGGQTRTDASLYYRRPGSRTTLGIRNLFDRRLFSDFATNLIGVEPGRTLTLTHIIEF from the coding sequence ATGCCCGCGCGACGCCTTGCCCGCCTGATGGCGCACTGCCTGGCTGCCACGCCGGCGCTGCTGGCCGTGACCTGCGCGCCCACCGTCCAGGCCGCTGCGGCCGGCCTGGTCCAGCCGCAGGCGGCGCTGTTCGATTTCCAGGTCCCGGCGGGGACGATGGAACAGGCGCTGGTAGCCATTGCGCGCTCGGCCGGGGGTATCGTGCTGTTCGACCCGGCGGCAGCGGCCAGGCTCAACTGCGCTGGCGTACAGGGCAGGTTCACCCTGGAGGCGGCCCTGCGGCAAGCGCTGGCGGGCAGTCCGCTGGAACTGGTCAGCCATCCCGATGGCTCATTCGGCGTGCTGCGCGCCAGCGTACCCGCTGCCCTGAGCGCCGACCCCGCCACTCCCGAACACTACAATCCACCGCTGCCGCCGGTGCTGCGCTCGGGCCAACGCGATGCGGGCGACACCAGCCACGGCTATGCCGACAGCGGTTTTCTGGCCACCGAAAGCCGGCTGGCCACGCGCAATGAGATGCCGCTGTCTTCGCTCCCGGTATCGCTTCAGGAAATCACCGGCGGCCTCATCGAGAGCCAGCAGTCGCAATCGGTGGTGAGCAGCCTGCAGAACATCAGTTCGGTCGCCTATGGTCGCGGCGATGGCGTGGACCAGGCCGGCACGCTCTACGTGCGCAGCTTCGTCGCGCCGGTCATGCGCGATGGCTGGGGCGACCTGGTCTCGCTGGTCAATGCCACCAATGGCCGGGTCTCGGGTTCGCGCGCCATCACCTCGCTGGATGTGCCCACGGCGGCCATCGAGCGGGTGGAAGTGCTGGGCGGGGCCGACTCCATCATCGTGGGCGGCCCCATGGAGCCGGGCGGCTCCGTCAACATCGTGACCAAGCAGCCGGTGGCCGACACGCTGCGCGAGCTGACCCTGGAGGTGGACCAGCGCGGCCACCGCCGCAGCGCCCTCGACCTCGGCGGCAGCCTGTCGGCGGACCGCGCCTGGACCTATCGCACCATCGTCTCGGTCACGCACGACAAGCGCACCCTGGATGGCTACGACGGCGCGCGCGAGTTCTATCTCGCTCCTTCCCTGGGCTACAAGGACGCCAGCACCTCCGTGGTGGCAGGCCTGAGCCATCAGGTGGCGCGCACACCCTTCGGCGGCTACCAGAGCGCACTGCTGGGCGAGAACGGCCCCGGCCCGGACCTGCGCAGCGCCCCTTGGGGCCGGGCCGACGACCGCAGCCTGGCCACCAAGACCGAGCTGTTCTATCGCTGGGAACAGGCGCTGGGCGAAGACTGGCGCTTCACCAGCCGGGCCAGGATCAACCGGCTGCGCTACCGTGCGGCGGGCTACACCAATTGCGCGCCGGTGGACCTGGATGCCGGTACCGGCGTGTGCGTGGCCGACCAGTCCCTGCTGCAGACGGACAGCATCAGCCTGGACAACAATGTCTCGTACAAGATCGTCAGTGGCCCATGGCAGCACCGCATCATGGCCGGCGCCAGCTTCTCGCGCACGCGGCTGCGCAGCTACAGCGATGGTGACAACAGCGTGGCCGTCAATGTCCCCTGGCCGCCCTCCCAGGCAGCGCTGCCGCCGCTGAGCGGCCAGCCCAGCCTGACCGGGGGCGATGACGCCATCTATACCTCCAACCTCTACCTGCAGGACCAGATCACCTGGCAGCGCTGGTACGCGCTGATCAATGCCGGCTACGAGCGGGAGCGCAACAATTTTTCTTCGGATGTGGATGCCGATGGCGTGCTGCGCGATACCTCGCCGCCGCGCAATGTCCCGGTCTACAACCTTGGCCTGGCCTATCGCCTCAGCCAGAACGCCACGCTCTACGCCAACTACTTCCGCAGCTTCACGCCCGGCCAGGTGCTGCTGGACTCCAGCCTCAACGGCAGCCGGCCCGGCATCAACTCGGCCCCGGCCACCACGGGCAGGTCGGCCGAGATCGGCCTGAAGCTGGAGTTGCTGGAGCGGCGTGCGGTGTTCACGGCGGCGCTCTTTCGGGCCACCCATACCAATGTGCTGCAATCGGTCTTTGCCGACGCCAGCGCGCCCCTGAACCGCTATGTCCTGCTGCCCTCGGCGGTGAGCCGGGGGTTGGAGCTGAACCTGTCGGGCCGCCTGGCGCGCGGCTGGAACCTCATCGCCAGCTACAGCTATAGCCTGTTCCATCCCGCCCCGGGGCCGGAACAGGACAGCCGGCTGGGGCAGTTCCCCCATCACCGGGCCAGCCTCTGGAGCACCTATGACCTCCAGTCCGAGGCATGGCGCGGCTGGGGATTCGGCTTGGGCATGACCGCGCGCAGCGGCTACACCGCCGTCAGCGACGCCGACACCCAGGTGCGCATCGGCGGCCAGACCCGCACCGACGCCAGCCTCTACTATCGCCGCCCCGGCAGCCGCACCACCCTGGGCATACGCAACCTGTTCGACCGCCGCCTCTTCAGCGACTTCGCTACCAACCTGATCGGGGTGGAACCGGGACGCACCCTCACGCTGACCCACATCATCGAATTCTGA
- a CDS encoding VirK/YbjX family protein: MTSLSLPHHPGPYGLLLDTQEPLLACLSLLLFAVGFYLVWPGIALCYRQLRMSAGWLAAPVQRIQPAQPARTPGEGASAARPVHLWSAPDHPRALGSRLARQVKLASRYLLHPALTRRWLDFWNLSATHRALAVAAPRLLDKVYRPYQSLQLSRAERLALLTSHYDFIIRKGLAPLVLRAARQAVPVACFAGKSGDRYEVRLAAIDSLTLEGELALHLYHGDQHLFSTAFSVCAQENGWELRVGCLQGPRGQQTRERVRHATRDLFGLRPKALMIRLVRALGVAHGCARVVLVSNAHRVARHHCRREHVHADYDAFWQELGAARRSDGDYELPCDEAVSDINALPSRKRAEARQRLALTQQAALAMRCALVRPIH, translated from the coding sequence ATGACTTCCCTCAGTCTGCCTCATCATCCCGGCCCTTACGGGCTGTTGCTGGATACCCAGGAGCCTCTGCTGGCCTGCCTGAGCCTGTTGCTGTTCGCCGTGGGCTTCTACCTGGTCTGGCCTGGCATCGCCCTGTGCTACCGGCAGCTGCGCATGAGCGCCGGCTGGCTGGCCGCCCCTGTCCAGCGTATCCAGCCAGCCCAGCCCGCCCGCACGCCGGGCGAAGGGGCGTCCGCTGCGCGCCCGGTCCATCTGTGGAGTGCGCCCGATCATCCGCGCGCGCTGGGCTCCAGGCTGGCGCGCCAGGTGAAGCTGGCCAGCCGCTATCTGCTGCATCCCGCCCTGACCCGGCGCTGGCTGGATTTCTGGAACCTCAGCGCCACCCATCGCGCCCTGGCCGTAGCCGCGCCGCGCCTGCTGGACAAGGTCTATCGTCCCTACCAGTCGCTGCAACTGAGCCGCGCCGAGCGCCTGGCCCTCCTCACCAGCCACTATGACTTCATCATCCGCAAGGGGCTGGCCCCGCTGGTCCTGCGGGCGGCGCGGCAAGCGGTCCCGGTGGCCTGCTTTGCGGGCAAGTCGGGGGATCGCTACGAGGTGCGGCTGGCGGCCATCGACAGCCTGACCCTGGAGGGCGAACTGGCCCTGCATCTCTATCACGGCGACCAGCACCTGTTCTCCACCGCCTTCAGCGTCTGCGCGCAAGAGAATGGTTGGGAGCTGCGCGTAGGTTGCCTGCAAGGTCCGCGCGGCCAGCAGACCCGCGAGCGGGTGCGTCATGCCACCCGTGACCTGTTCGGCCTGCGTCCCAAGGCGCTGATGATCCGCCTGGTGCGCGCGCTGGGCGTGGCGCATGGCTGCGCCCGCGTGGTGCTGGTCAGCAATGCCCACCGGGTAGCGCGCCATCACTGCCGGCGCGAACACGTCCATGCCGATTACGACGCCTTCTGGCAGGAACTGGGCGCGGCCCGACGCAGCGACGGCGACTACGAGCTGCCCTGCGACGAGGCCGTCAGCGACATCAACGCCCTGCCCTCGCGCAAGCGCGCCGAAGCCCGTCAACGCCTGGCGCTGACGCAGCAGGCGGCGCTGGCGATGCGCTGCGCGCTGGTGCGCCCGATCCACTGA
- the fliD gene encoding flagellar filament capping protein FliD, protein MATSTGSISTSAGPLDVANLVNQLVSVESKSRLTPLASKADSFNALISAYGKLGTALTTYQNALAELTAAKFSAQKAAVSNTGRSSDGKSGNDAVSADINSDASTKAQAQIIKSAGFASGHLFKAGDSVAIKVGEASPHFITLKADATINGLRDTINAARAGVTASVVRDDAGDHLVLESNTAGTANLLKVRANNSLSAISFDAQQSRPGAMTQTQAARDATSAAPGSYAISVEQLAQSHKLSSAGIAPGSTFDLGVLAIKAGSGSTTLIKPASNTLAGVRDAINAAAAGVNASIVSDGKQEHLVLTAKESGANNALRISGTGDFAVFSSDPSGNASTASVTPEKRFSQGAVNLSVGARTISLKPASATAGAAPGLADVARAINEAKAGVSATVQREGQGDKAVERLVLSASGSDPVSLRGSGDYAVLAASAMGQLQKPQDARLSIDGVAITATSNTIKDAISGVTLNLNKTTSATDKLTLAISNDSSGVGAAVNSFVNAFNTLAKAMAEMTRQAPAKVRGQAGEQGLLAGESMVRALTGELRNAVLASMPGNALGSLTAIGVGFKKDGTLDLDSARLAKAGERNFEAVAQLFAGKEGLVARTRSLLDKVLGEQGLLAGKTRGLQGSLKIVSDQQAAARARLANLRDSYTNQFNRLNVTLSKMQASQNYLTQQLARLRRP, encoded by the coding sequence ATGGCAACTTCGACCGGATCCATTTCGACCTCGGCAGGCCCGCTGGATGTGGCCAACCTGGTCAACCAGCTCGTCTCGGTGGAGAGCAAGTCGCGCCTGACGCCCCTGGCCAGCAAGGCGGACAGTTTCAATGCGCTGATCTCGGCCTACGGCAAGCTGGGCACTGCCCTGACGACCTACCAGAACGCCCTGGCCGAGTTGACGGCGGCCAAGTTCAGCGCCCAGAAAGCGGCCGTCAGCAACACCGGCCGCAGCAGCGACGGCAAGAGCGGCAATGACGCCGTGAGCGCCGACATCAATAGCGACGCCTCCACCAAGGCCCAGGCCCAGATCATCAAGTCGGCCGGCTTTGCCAGCGGCCATCTGTTCAAGGCCGGCGACTCCGTGGCCATCAAGGTCGGCGAGGCCAGCCCCCACTTCATCACCCTCAAGGCCGACGCCACCATCAACGGCCTGCGCGATACGATCAATGCCGCCCGCGCCGGGGTGACGGCCAGCGTGGTGCGTGATGACGCCGGCGATCATCTGGTGCTGGAATCCAATACCGCCGGCACGGCCAACCTGCTCAAGGTGCGCGCCAACAACAGCCTCTCGGCCATCAGCTTCGATGCACAGCAGAGCCGCCCCGGCGCCATGACGCAGACCCAGGCGGCGCGCGACGCCACCAGCGCGGCGCCGGGCAGTTACGCCATCAGCGTGGAGCAACTGGCGCAGTCGCACAAGCTGAGCTCGGCCGGCATTGCGCCGGGCAGCACCTTTGACCTGGGCGTGCTGGCCATCAAGGCCGGCAGCGGTTCGACGACGCTCATCAAGCCGGCCAGCAATACCCTGGCGGGAGTACGCGACGCCATCAATGCCGCCGCAGCCGGTGTGAACGCCTCCATCGTCAGCGATGGCAAGCAGGAACACCTGGTGCTGACAGCCAAGGAGAGCGGTGCGAACAATGCGCTGCGCATCTCCGGCACGGGCGATTTCGCGGTGTTTTCGTCGGACCCGTCCGGCAACGCCAGCACGGCCTCGGTGACGCCCGAGAAACGCTTCAGCCAGGGTGCGGTGAACCTGAGCGTGGGCGCCCGCACGATCAGCCTCAAGCCAGCCAGCGCCACTGCCGGCGCCGCGCCAGGCCTGGCTGATGTGGCCCGCGCCATCAATGAAGCCAAGGCCGGCGTGAGCGCCACCGTGCAGCGCGAAGGCCAGGGCGACAAGGCCGTTGAACGCCTGGTGCTCAGCGCCAGCGGCAGCGATCCGGTCAGCCTGCGCGGCAGCGGCGACTATGCCGTGCTGGCCGCCAGCGCCATGGGCCAGTTGCAAAAGCCGCAGGATGCGCGACTGAGCATCGATGGCGTGGCCATCACTGCGACCAGCAATACGATCAAGGACGCCATCTCCGGCGTGACCCTGAACCTGAACAAGACCACCTCCGCCACCGACAAGCTCACCCTGGCCATCAGCAATGACAGCAGCGGCGTGGGCGCGGCTGTCAACAGCTTCGTCAATGCCTTTAACACGCTGGCCAAGGCGATGGCGGAGATGACCCGGCAAGCGCCGGCCAAGGTCCGTGGCCAGGCGGGCGAGCAAGGCCTCTTGGCCGGCGAATCGATGGTGCGCGCCCTCACCGGAGAACTGCGCAACGCGGTGCTGGCCAGCATGCCGGGCAACGCCCTGGGATCGCTCACGGCCATCGGCGTGGGCTTCAAGAAGGACGGCACCCTGGACCTGGACAGCGCGCGCCTGGCCAAGGCGGGCGAGCGCAATTTCGAGGCGGTGGCGCAGCTGTTCGCGGGCAAGGAGGGCCTGGTGGCGCGCACTCGCTCGCTGCTCGACAAGGTGCTGGGCGAGCAGGGGCTGCTGGCCGGCAAGACCCGCGGCCTGCAGGGCAGTCTCAAGATCGTGTCCGACCAGCAGGCCGCCGCCCGGGCGCGGCTGGCCAACCTGCGCGACAGCTACACCAACCAGTTCAATCGCCTCAACGTGACGCTATCGAAGATGCAAGCCTCGCAGAACTACCTGACCCAGCAACTGGCGCGCCTGCGCCGGCCCTGA